The following proteins are co-located in the Alcaligenes faecalis genome:
- a CDS encoding LysR substrate-binding domain-containing protein: MQIPNLTAFRYFDTAAQTGSFVQAAQLLHVTHGAVSRQIRALEESLGVELFERRNRAVFLTPAGRQLLHVTAPMFERLEDVVYQLQQTQREHALVVSCEPTIAMKWLIPRLGAFHALHPNITVHLITAGGPVNFAQMGVDLAIRRDDFHWADSVCGLKLCEEMIGPVCQPHYPHTQDTAKQVLIQSSSRPQAWATWARISGNSLRSARKLELEHFYLCIQAALSGQGMAIVSRLMVDDELQSGQLIAPQGFIPDGSAYYLLSPQALDQNPRADIFADWLSEQLA; the protein is encoded by the coding sequence ATGCAAATCCCCAACCTCACGGCCTTTCGCTACTTCGATACGGCGGCCCAGACAGGCAGTTTTGTGCAGGCAGCCCAGTTGCTTCATGTCACGCACGGCGCGGTCAGCCGACAAATTCGTGCACTGGAAGAATCGCTGGGGGTAGAACTGTTTGAAAGACGCAATCGGGCCGTATTTCTGACGCCCGCAGGCCGCCAGCTTTTGCACGTTACCGCCCCCATGTTTGAGCGCCTGGAAGATGTGGTTTACCAACTGCAGCAAACCCAGCGCGAACATGCTCTGGTCGTCTCCTGCGAGCCCACTATTGCCATGAAGTGGCTGATCCCGCGTTTGGGAGCTTTCCACGCTCTGCACCCCAATATCACCGTGCACCTGATTACAGCCGGAGGGCCAGTGAACTTCGCACAAATGGGGGTGGATCTGGCGATACGCCGCGACGACTTTCACTGGGCGGACTCGGTCTGCGGCCTGAAGTTGTGCGAAGAGATGATAGGGCCAGTCTGCCAGCCTCACTACCCACACACGCAGGACACCGCCAAGCAGGTATTGATACAAAGCAGCTCCCGCCCCCAGGCTTGGGCCACATGGGCACGGATCAGCGGCAACTCCCTGCGATCCGCCCGCAAACTGGAGCTGGAACATTTTTACTTATGCATTCAGGCCGCCCTGTCCGGACAAGGCATGGCGATTGTGTCGCGTCTGATGGTGGACGACGAATTACAAAGCGGCCAGCTCATCGCCCCGCAAGGCTTCATCCCTGACGGCTCGGCCTACTACCTGCTCTCCCCGCAGGCACTGGATCAAAACCCGCGTGCGGACATATTTGCCGATTGGTTGAGCGAACAATTGGCTTAG
- the arsH gene encoding arsenical resistance protein ArsH: MVKPSLMKKDKELSQPDLANLDEHAFKTPDMAELLPQQRATHPPRILLFYGSLRERSYSRLLTQEAARLLEAMGAETKTFDPHELPLPDGATDEHPKVQELRQCVQWAEGMVWTSPERHGAMSSVLKAQIDWIPLSIGSVRPTQGKTLAVMQVSGGSQSFNALNQMRVLGRWMRLITIPNQSSVAKAFLEFDEAGRMKPSPYYDRVVDVMEELVKFTLLTRDCADYLVDRYSERKETAQELSARVQQRSI; this comes from the coding sequence ATGGTCAAGCCGTCATTGATGAAAAAGGACAAAGAATTGAGCCAGCCTGACTTAGCCAATTTGGACGAACACGCTTTTAAAACTCCAGATATGGCAGAGCTGCTGCCTCAACAACGTGCCACACACCCGCCGCGAATCCTGCTTTTCTACGGCTCCTTAAGGGAACGCTCCTATAGCCGACTGTTGACGCAAGAAGCAGCGCGACTGCTGGAAGCAATGGGTGCCGAAACCAAAACTTTTGACCCACACGAGCTGCCTTTGCCCGATGGCGCAACGGATGAGCATCCCAAAGTGCAGGAACTGCGTCAATGTGTACAGTGGGCCGAAGGCATGGTCTGGACCTCGCCCGAACGGCACGGTGCCATGAGCAGTGTCCTGAAAGCACAAATTGACTGGATTCCGTTAAGCATCGGCTCCGTGCGTCCGACGCAAGGCAAAACACTGGCCGTCATGCAAGTCTCCGGCGGCTCCCAGTCCTTTAACGCCTTGAACCAGATGCGCGTCCTGGGCCGCTGGATGCGCCTGATCACCATCCCCAACCAGTCCTCCGTTGCCAAGGCTTTTTTGGAGTTTGACGAAGCAGGCCGTATGAAACCCTCCCCCTACTACGATCGGGTGGTCGATGTCATGGAGGAGCTGGTCAAGTTCACCTTGCTGACGCGCGACTGTGCGGATTATCTGGTCGATAGATACAGCGAGCGCAAGGAGACAGCACAGGAGTTATCAGCGCGGGTACAACAGCGCAGCATCTAG
- a CDS encoding response regulator transcription factor: MRILLIEDDPSLGSSLQSWLHMDGYAVDWLQRGDQVATALATHTYQCILLDRGLPGLDGDAILRRLRGAGSPHAQVPVIVITARDTLSDRVQGLDLGADDYLIKPFDLEELSARVRATLRRSAAQATPEWRHGPVAIDPTAKRVTLNDKPVAVTAREFAVLQALMHHPTHILSRAQLEEALYGWSEEVESNAIEVHIYNLRKKLGSDFIVTVRNQGYVLAPA, encoded by the coding sequence ATGCGTATTCTCTTAATCGAAGATGACCCCTCGCTGGGCAGTTCCTTGCAGTCCTGGCTACATATGGACGGCTATGCGGTGGACTGGTTACAACGCGGCGATCAAGTTGCCACGGCCTTGGCAACCCATACCTATCAATGCATCTTGCTGGATCGGGGCCTGCCCGGCCTGGACGGCGATGCCATTCTGCGTCGCTTGCGAGGAGCCGGCAGCCCCCATGCCCAGGTTCCAGTCATTGTGATCACCGCCCGCGATACCTTGTCAGACCGAGTGCAGGGCCTGGATCTGGGGGCAGACGACTATCTGATCAAGCCGTTTGACCTGGAAGAACTATCCGCACGAGTACGTGCGACCTTACGCCGCAGCGCCGCCCAAGCTACCCCCGAATGGCGTCACGGCCCCGTCGCCATTGACCCGACAGCCAAACGTGTCACCTTGAACGACAAGCCCGTGGCCGTAACAGCACGCGAGTTCGCTGTTCTACAGGCCTTGATGCACCATCCCACCCATATTTTGAGTCGTGCCCAGCTTGAAGAGGCCCTGTATGGCTGGAGTGAAGAAGTGGAAAGCAACGCTATCGAAGTCCACATCTACAATCTGCGCAAAAAACTGGGCAGTGACTTCATCGTCACCGTACGTAATCAAGGCTACGTTCTGGCACCCGCATGA
- a CDS encoding long-chain-fatty-acid--CoA ligase codes for MLGMMMNTPLLVSSILRHAANYHADREVVSQTVEGHIHRYTYADLSKRSQKLANALQKMGLQPGDRVGTLAWNGYRHLELYYGVSGSGLVCHTINPRLFQDQIGYIIEHAGDSVLFADLNFMPILEALADQLSKLKAVVIMTDEAHMPKSDLLPNLTCYETLIASESDEFDWPVFDENTASGLCYTSGTTGNPKGVLYSHRSTILHAFALSMPDALCLSASDTITPIVPMFHVNAWGLPYAALMVGAKLVLPGPKLDGASLHTLFESEGVTMTAGVPTVWLGLLDWMQANGKTFSSLQRLVIGGSSAPPVMITRFQKLGVNVRHAWGMTETSPVGLAAALLPQHEALPEKEKLKLLAKQGRPLFGVEFRVDGDDGQPIARDGKMFGAMMVRGPWIASAYFNSKDSSAHTEDGWFNTGDVVTIDKDGFIQIVDRTKDVVKSGGEWISSIELENIAQAHPAIKEAAVVAKPDERWGERPVLVVQLQDDATFTKQDMIDLFTEQVSKWSIPDELIVVDELPHTATGKLLKTAIRKLIQEDLDRLAAQNKVV; via the coding sequence ATGCTTGGCATGATGATGAATACCCCGCTGTTAGTGTCATCCATACTGCGTCATGCGGCCAACTACCACGCAGACCGCGAAGTTGTCTCACAAACGGTCGAAGGCCATATCCACCGCTACACCTATGCAGACCTGTCCAAGCGCAGCCAAAAACTGGCCAATGCGCTTCAGAAAATGGGCTTGCAGCCAGGGGACCGCGTCGGCACCCTGGCCTGGAATGGCTATCGTCATCTGGAGCTGTATTACGGCGTCTCAGGCTCCGGGCTCGTGTGTCACACCATCAACCCGCGCCTGTTTCAGGATCAAATCGGCTACATCATCGAACACGCTGGCGACAGCGTCCTGTTTGCCGACCTGAACTTCATGCCGATTCTGGAAGCCCTGGCCGATCAGTTGTCCAAGCTGAAAGCCGTGGTCATCATGACGGACGAAGCGCACATGCCCAAGTCGGATCTGCTGCCTAATCTGACCTGCTACGAAACCCTGATTGCCAGCGAGTCAGATGAATTTGACTGGCCGGTGTTTGACGAGAACACGGCATCGGGCCTGTGCTATACCTCCGGCACCACCGGCAACCCCAAGGGCGTGCTCTACAGCCATCGCTCCACCATCTTGCATGCCTTTGCCTTGAGCATGCCCGATGCCCTGTGCCTGTCGGCCTCCGACACCATCACCCCTATCGTGCCCATGTTCCACGTCAACGCCTGGGGCCTGCCCTACGCCGCCTTGATGGTGGGCGCCAAGCTGGTCTTGCCCGGCCCTAAACTGGATGGCGCCAGCCTGCACACCTTGTTTGAAAGCGAAGGGGTCACCATGACGGCTGGTGTACCAACGGTCTGGCTGGGCCTATTGGACTGGATGCAGGCCAATGGCAAAACCTTCAGCAGCCTGCAACGTCTGGTCATTGGCGGTTCATCTGCACCACCCGTCATGATTACCCGCTTCCAGAAGCTGGGCGTCAACGTGCGCCACGCCTGGGGCATGACTGAAACCAGTCCGGTCGGCCTGGCCGCGGCCTTGCTGCCCCAGCACGAAGCCCTGCCTGAAAAAGAAAAACTCAAGCTGCTGGCCAAGCAAGGTCGTCCGCTATTCGGGGTCGAGTTCCGCGTAGATGGCGACGATGGTCAACCCATTGCGCGCGACGGCAAAATGTTTGGTGCCATGATGGTGCGCGGCCCCTGGATTGCCAGTGCTTACTTCAACAGCAAGGACTCTTCCGCCCACACGGAAGATGGTTGGTTCAATACCGGCGATGTGGTCACTATTGATAAAGACGGCTTTATCCAGATCGTGGACCGCACGAAAGACGTGGTGAAATCCGGGGGCGAATGGATCAGCTCAATTGAGCTGGAAAACATTGCTCAGGCTCACCCGGCCATCAAGGAAGCCGCCGTGGTGGCCAAGCCCGACGAACGCTGGGGCGAGCGCCCGGTTCTGGTGGTGCAATTGCAAGACGATGCCACCTTCACCAAGCAGGACATGATTGATCTGTTCACAGAACAAGTCTCCAAATGGAGCATTCCTGACGAACTGATCGTGGTCGATGAGCTGCCCCACACGGCAACCGGCAAGCTCTTGAAAACCGCTATTCGCAAGCTGATTCAGGAAGATCTGGACAGGCTGGCTGCGCAAAACAAAGTGGTTTAA
- the arsC gene encoding arsenate reductase (glutaredoxin) (This arsenate reductase requires both glutathione and glutaredoxin to convert arsenate to arsenite, after which the efflux transporter formed by ArsA and ArsB can extrude the arsenite from the cell, providing resistance.), with amino-acid sequence MSNITIYHNPACGTSRNTLGLIRNSGQEPTIIEYLQTPPDRATLTKLIADCGLNVREVLRQKGTPYEELRLGDPKWSDEQLIDFMLQHPILINRPIVVTPLGTRLCRPSEQVLEILPQPQQGAFRKEDGQAVIDEKGQRIEPA; translated from the coding sequence ATGAGCAACATCACCATCTATCACAACCCCGCCTGCGGCACCTCGCGCAATACCCTGGGCCTGATCCGCAATAGTGGTCAAGAGCCGACCATCATCGAGTACCTGCAAACCCCGCCAGACCGCGCCACACTGACCAAGCTGATCGCAGACTGCGGCCTGAACGTGCGCGAAGTCCTGCGTCAAAAAGGCACGCCTTATGAAGAGCTGCGGCTGGGCGACCCCAAATGGAGTGATGAACAACTGATTGATTTCATGTTGCAGCACCCGATTCTGATCAATCGTCCCATTGTGGTCACACCGCTGGGCACACGCTTGTGCCGCCCCTCGGAACAGGTGCTGGAAATATTGCCCCAGCCGCAGCAAGGCGCATTCCGTAAAGAAGATGGTCAAGCCGTCATTGATGAAAAAGGACAAAGAATTGAGCCAGCCTGA
- a CDS encoding NirD/YgiW/YdeI family stress tolerance protein, with protein sequence MRFTLPTLAAILALSTTAAIAQPASYTGPSNAPKTATATGSYSGPNNVPLMTVKQLLETGRDDQIARLQGRLVSFEGDEHYIFEDATGRITVEIDNEDFPAGQTISAEQTVELTGEFDKGLRKTEFEVERLSLVP encoded by the coding sequence ATGCGATTCACTTTACCCACCCTGGCCGCCATCCTTGCCCTGAGCACCACCGCTGCTATCGCACAACCCGCCAGCTACACAGGCCCGAGCAATGCCCCAAAAACCGCCACGGCCACAGGCTCCTATTCAGGCCCTAACAATGTGCCACTCATGACCGTCAAACAGCTCCTGGAAACTGGCCGCGACGACCAAATCGCACGCTTACAAGGCCGTCTGGTTTCGTTTGAGGGCGATGAACACTACATCTTTGAAGATGCCACCGGCCGTATCACCGTAGAGATCGACAACGAGGACTTCCCGGCTGGCCAGACCATCAGTGCTGAGCAGACAGTGGAACTGACCGGAGAATTCGACAAAGGCCTGCGCAAGACAGAATTTGAAGTCGAGCGCCTGAGCCTGGTTCCTTAA
- a CDS encoding metalloregulator ArsR/SmtB family transcription factor produces MEESQVIRSLAALAHEARLRVFRALVVAGPSGLTPGTLAEQLGIAPNTLSFHLKELHNAGLIHGERQGRNLLYSATFPTMNTLIAYLTENCCQGESCITAPNACPPP; encoded by the coding sequence ATGGAAGAATCTCAAGTTATCCGCTCTCTGGCCGCCTTGGCCCACGAAGCCCGCCTGCGGGTATTTCGCGCACTGGTTGTAGCCGGCCCGTCCGGGCTAACACCCGGCACCTTGGCTGAACAGTTAGGTATCGCCCCCAATACCCTGTCCTTTCATTTGAAAGAACTCCATAACGCCGGCTTGATTCATGGAGAACGACAAGGCCGCAACCTGCTCTACAGCGCGACTTTTCCCACCATGAACACGCTGATCGCCTACCTGACTGAGAACTGCTGCCAGGGTGAAAGCTGCATCACAGCACCCAACGCATGCCCCCCCCCCTAA
- a CDS encoding LysE family translocator → MHELLAVATITILAVISPGPDFAMVTRNGYSFGRKTGLISALGIAAGVQVHVVYTVLGVAILITQSPTLFWVMKVVGAAYLMYLGYQSFSNRTALDTDGAVGRVPTAWQAFGMGFLTNALNPKTMLFVVATFTQLVQPGAPFWLNFAYGFWMSFAHWVWFSIVALVFSNKRLRAAMLARQEVLDKVIGAALLGLGASLLFANSVS, encoded by the coding sequence ATGCATGAACTGTTGGCGGTTGCCACTATCACTATCCTGGCTGTGATCAGCCCAGGCCCGGACTTTGCCATGGTCACGCGCAATGGTTATTCCTTTGGTCGCAAGACGGGTCTGATTTCAGCCTTGGGCATTGCGGCCGGCGTGCAGGTGCATGTGGTCTACACCGTGCTGGGCGTGGCGATCCTGATTACGCAATCCCCGACTCTTTTTTGGGTGATGAAAGTGGTGGGGGCGGCGTATCTGATGTACCTGGGCTATCAGTCCTTCAGTAATCGCACCGCGCTTGATACTGATGGCGCGGTGGGTCGTGTGCCCACGGCTTGGCAGGCTTTTGGTATGGGTTTCTTAACCAATGCCCTGAATCCGAAAACCATGTTGTTTGTGGTGGCGACGTTTACCCAGTTGGTGCAGCCGGGTGCGCCATTCTGGTTGAACTTTGCTTATGGTTTTTGGATGTCCTTCGCGCATTGGGTCTGGTTCAGCATTGTGGCCCTGGTATTTTCAAACAAGCGCCTGCGGGCGGCCATGCTGGCTCGGCAAGAGGTGCTGGACAAGGTGATTGGTGCAGCCTTGCTGGGCCTGGGCGCCTCACTTCTCTTTGCCAATTCTGTCTCCTAG
- a CDS encoding arsenic transporter, producing MTTSVLIFLATLILVIWQPKGLGIGWSASLGAAAALLSGVVQWSDLAVVWSIVWNATATFIAIIIISLILDEAGFFEWAALHVARWGAGNGRRLFAFIVILGAAVSALFANDGAALILTPIVMAMLLALGFSPAATLAFVMAAGFIADTASLPLVVSNLVNIVSADYFKLGFTDYAAIMVPVNMVSVLASLLVLILYFRRDIPAQYRLEQLKPPAQAITDIRTFKAGWIVLALLLTGFFALEPLGIPVSVVAAAGAIILLTVAARGTVISTRKVLRGAPWQIVVFSLGMYLVVYGLRNAGLTDYLAQLLDTFAQAGVWAAALGTGVLSALLSSVMNNMPTVLVTALSIDASSAQGAVKEAMIYANVIGSDLGPKFTPIGSLATLLWLHVLAQKGTKISWGYYFKVGAILTTPVLLITLAALALRLGIAH from the coding sequence ATGACCACATCTGTCCTGATTTTCCTTGCCACCCTGATTTTGGTCATCTGGCAGCCCAAAGGTTTAGGCATAGGCTGGAGCGCCTCTCTGGGAGCGGCCGCTGCCCTGCTTTCAGGCGTGGTGCAGTGGAGCGATCTGGCTGTGGTGTGGAGCATCGTCTGGAATGCAACCGCGACTTTCATAGCGATCATTATCATTAGCCTGATACTGGATGAAGCCGGCTTCTTTGAGTGGGCCGCCCTGCATGTTGCCCGCTGGGGAGCAGGCAATGGGCGCAGGCTTTTTGCCTTTATCGTGATTCTGGGCGCCGCCGTTTCTGCCCTGTTTGCCAACGACGGCGCTGCCCTGATTCTGACGCCTATCGTCATGGCCATGCTGCTGGCCTTGGGCTTTTCGCCCGCGGCGACCTTGGCGTTTGTCATGGCAGCCGGGTTTATTGCCGACACGGCCAGCTTGCCACTGGTTGTCTCCAACCTGGTCAACATTGTCTCGGCCGACTATTTCAAACTGGGCTTCACGGACTATGCCGCTATCATGGTGCCTGTCAATATGGTGTCCGTACTGGCCAGCCTGCTCGTTCTGATCTTGTATTTCCGGCGTGACATTCCTGCCCAGTATCGCCTTGAACAGTTAAAACCACCCGCACAAGCCATTACGGACATCCGGACCTTCAAGGCAGGCTGGATCGTGCTGGCCTTGCTGCTGACAGGCTTTTTCGCCCTGGAGCCGCTGGGGATTCCCGTCAGTGTCGTTGCCGCTGCAGGAGCCATCATTTTGCTGACTGTTGCCGCCCGTGGCACCGTCATCAGCACAAGAAAAGTGCTGCGCGGGGCACCCTGGCAAATCGTCGTATTCTCGCTAGGCATGTACCTGGTAGTGTATGGCCTGCGTAATGCCGGACTAACGGATTACTTGGCCCAGTTACTGGACACATTCGCCCAGGCTGGTGTCTGGGCTGCCGCTCTGGGCACCGGGGTTCTGTCCGCCCTGCTGTCCTCTGTCATGAACAATATGCCTACGGTATTGGTCACGGCCCTGTCTATTGATGCTTCCAGCGCCCAGGGTGCCGTCAAAGAAGCCATGATCTACGCCAATGTCATCGGCAGTGACCTGGGCCCCAAATTCACACCCATAGGCAGTCTGGCTACCTTGCTGTGGCTGCACGTACTGGCCCAGAAAGGCACAAAAATCAGTTGGGGCTACTACTTCAAGGTAGGAGCCATTCTGACCACCCCCGTATTGCTGATCACTCTGGCGGCCTTGGCCCTACGGCTAGGTATCGCCCACTAG
- a CDS encoding ATP-binding protein, translating to MKNLLQKLTHIRSRLSSSASRPQGWSLRRRLLLTVMGTSIGLWLVSLSIVVSVAWHATGEVLDDALEEGARLVLMLDPQEAAPGTNTTGTRLNRDEALKLRMYYQLVAADGRILLRGDDTPKMAFLPQANRKQITTVWVDEELWRVYVRPGAGGVTAQVAQPMEERLELLEDMAENLVWPAVGLLALLGLSSWFLIRRLMHPLEDTAKRIKAKSPDDLTPVQGDNPPRELQAMLDALNTLMARLSTALDSERRFTSDAAHELRTPLAGLRMRVQLIERELQLPDAHLQQLRADLDRCTALVESLLALTRLEPQAEPLKRETVDLNQILDSLSPSLPSLSVNIERALTVTNVQAAPVLLSSALRNLIGNAIRYGGTDVRVRVETTRRHDGGVRLAVRDNGPGVPVEQRPRLGERFFRVLGTGQAGNGLGLSIVARIAALHHATLSFEDGLDGQGLSVVLDFPPSQAS from the coding sequence ATGAAAAATCTACTGCAGAAATTGACGCACATCCGCTCCAGACTCAGCTCTTCGGCATCACGCCCGCAAGGCTGGTCCCTACGGCGTCGTCTGCTGCTGACCGTCATGGGAACCAGTATTGGCCTGTGGCTGGTCAGCCTTTCCATTGTGGTCAGTGTCGCTTGGCATGCGACGGGTGAGGTTCTTGATGACGCACTGGAAGAAGGGGCTCGTCTGGTACTGATGCTGGACCCGCAGGAGGCTGCGCCCGGAACCAATACGACGGGCACGCGCCTGAACCGTGACGAGGCGCTCAAACTGCGCATGTACTACCAGCTAGTCGCGGCAGATGGCCGCATACTGCTGCGCGGCGACGACACCCCTAAAATGGCTTTTCTCCCTCAGGCAAACCGCAAGCAAATCACCACTGTTTGGGTTGATGAGGAACTCTGGCGGGTTTACGTCCGTCCTGGAGCAGGCGGGGTCACAGCCCAAGTCGCGCAGCCTATGGAAGAACGTCTGGAACTACTGGAAGATATGGCCGAAAACCTGGTTTGGCCCGCAGTGGGGCTGCTGGCGCTGCTGGGTCTATCAAGCTGGTTCTTGATCCGACGCCTGATGCATCCTTTGGAGGACACGGCCAAACGCATCAAGGCCAAATCACCCGATGACCTCACGCCCGTGCAAGGTGACAATCCGCCTCGTGAACTGCAGGCCATGCTCGATGCACTCAACACCTTGATGGCACGTCTATCCACCGCACTGGACAGTGAGCGGCGCTTTACATCCGATGCCGCACACGAGCTGCGCACCCCTCTGGCCGGGCTACGGATGCGCGTTCAATTGATTGAGCGCGAGCTGCAACTACCTGATGCCCATCTACAGCAATTACGCGCTGATCTGGATCGCTGCACCGCCCTGGTAGAAAGCCTGCTCGCCCTGACAAGGCTGGAGCCACAGGCAGAGCCTCTTAAGCGTGAAACGGTAGACCTGAATCAGATCCTGGACAGCCTTAGCCCATCCCTGCCTTCGCTATCCGTGAACATAGAAAGAGCCTTGACTGTCACAAACGTACAGGCCGCGCCAGTATTGTTAAGCAGCGCACTACGCAATCTGATTGGCAATGCCATTCGCTACGGCGGCACGGACGTGCGGGTACGAGTCGAAACGACACGCAGACATGATGGCGGTGTACGCCTTGCGGTCCGGGACAACGGACCTGGCGTTCCCGTGGAACAGCGACCCAGACTGGGAGAGCGATTCTTTCGCGTACTGGGCACGGGCCAAGCGGGGAACGGCCTGGGTTTGTCTATCGTGGCCCGCATCGCAGCCTTGCACCATGCCACGCTGTCCTTTGAAGATGGACTGGACGGCCAGGGTCTGAGCGTCGTCCTGGATTTCCCACCCAGTCAAGCGTCTTAA